The Toxorhynchites rutilus septentrionalis strain SRP chromosome 1, ASM2978413v1, whole genome shotgun sequence genome contains the following window.
tttattttcagtTCCCGATTATTGTGACCAACATACGACCATAACAAGCCAGTATGAAGACTACTTCGATATCGATACCATGGGTAACAACCGTACCGAAAAGAACATTGTAGACTTCATACTCTACGTACAACTGTCGAACAAGCAGGAGGAAATCGCGCTGTTGCTGTCCGCAAAGAACCGCTCACGGCAGCATCCGGATTACGAAAAAACGTACGAGATACGTGTTAGCAATGTGTACACCGTGATCTACAAGGAAACCCTTCGTATGTCCGCCCACCACAGTCACTCGTTTAACTTCTTCCCGGCCGAACACTTCCAGCTGCATATCAAGATCACCCGCAAAGGTCTCATCACGGTACAAATCGATGGTCTCGCGAAGCCGATACTCTCCGTGGTGGACGAACATGAAGCGATCGATGTGCACTACATTAGCTTCGGCTCGCGTATGAACGCTTATCCGATCACTTGGTACTTCAACTGTCGGGAACCTCCCGTCACGGTGAAATCTCTACCCGCGGAACCCTCGGAGCACGAAGGCGAAGGACACTTCAGTCAGAATGACGACGCCGAGCTGGATGACAACAAGTGTCCCGTCTGTCCGAAGCCGGCGAAGTGTGAAGTTGTGGTTCGCGCTTGTTCGGACACTTCCCAGGATCTGCTGCAGATGAGTGACGCCGAGAAGCAGAAGTACTTCTTCTATTTCAACGTGTATCTcagcaagaacggcaaaaatggcaAGGCCATCGCGTCGGAGTTCAACAACAACGATATGAGTAATAAGGCGGATTAATGCGATCCGCCGAACCCCGAGATCAACGATTGGTACATATCGAAAGTGAAAACGGCATATCCAAATGGCAatgaattcttccagttttctcgTTCCAACTTAAGCGTAGTGTAGACTAAAATTGTTCGATTTCAAGAAATAGTTTTGAGTAGGAGATTTGAATCTGAAAATAGtctcttttccattttttctcgtGCAATTTGTAAGTAGCAAGTTTCCtatctcagaaaaaaaataaaccatGACAATAATAAACAATGGCAATAATTCATGTGTTTTTCCCATTTGAAGGCTCGTGTTGGCATTCATATAACTCATAATAATTGCTATTTACTCTGAAGATCGATAGTTAAAACCTGTATTGGATTTCCAATTGCTCCATTCTACCGTAATTAAAAGCAGCGATCGGAATCAAGATCCCTAATTCAAACCGCAACAAAAAACAGGGAATACTGCCCACATAAATATCGCTTCGTATTGCTCCAGATTGGATAACCAATAATCCGATAACcaataatgataataaaaataatccgattcaaaaccaaaaaaaacacaacactaaTGACCAGAGGCTGTTTCCTTTTTTTCGCCACATTCCTGACCAGAATAGCGTCCATCCCGTGAAGGTCGTTTGTTTTACAGCCGTGCGGATTAGCCGGTCTAATGGGGCCCACCATTTAAACCAACTGATGGTCGGCGCGAAACGTGCAAAAACTGGGATTAGCATAAAGCGTGACGGTTAAATATCGGGATTAAGGAATAAATTGCGATCGTAATGAGATCCCGACAAGTTTTACCAGATGTTCTTGGCGCTATTCTGTCGGGAAATTTACAGCCAATTCGATTGGAGGGGGAGTAGGTACTATGCGTCGCTGAGCTGCAAGAGGTCGCACCAAACGAAAGGATAAGTAAACACTTCACACTAATGGATGCTGAGCCGCGAACAAGAATGTAGTCATTGCCCGTTGGAAGCGCTTTGAGCAGCTAGAATTACAAGCTGCGAAGATAGGTTCATTTGTCGATATACTATGCGAATTTTATTGTTTCTCAATCATGCATTCGGGTGCTATTTGAGCCGGTAGATTATTATGAAGATTTTACTGGTTTGAAgtggtacaaattaaaaatattaaaaagtaTTTTCTCCGTTTTCAACCGTTGATATTACTTTTAAGTgagaacattaaaaaaaacttccttCTAATATCGAACTATAGCCAGTAGACGAGCTACGAAGGAATCACAATTCCCGGCTTATGGTATGCAGCAGAGTAACGATACGAAGAGATCTTTAGATACTAGTCATTTTGATATTGGTCATTTTGACATCAGAGGAAAATATTCCATCCAACTAACAGCTTGAAATAGTTTCatcagaatttgaaactaatatTACATCTAACTTTGAATAAAACTGTCTAGAATACTTTTCAACGAAGCGAAAACTATTTCAGATTGGACCGTTACAAAAACTGTCTAagagaatataaaaaataattccaTTAGGACTGGAAGTTCATCTGTGAGCAGGTAGAAAGTTTACCTGTTGTAGCAAGACTTCATAAAGCCTTTTCAAAGGATCATACCAATGGACTTGATAATCTGAAAAAAGAAAACGGAAAATTCACAACCGATTCTCAGGTAACATTTAGAATCATGACGGATACGCACTTCCTAGATTTTGATCTACAGCTACTCAACCCAGATGACTTCCGAACGCGCATAGGTCTTCAATACAGCTCAATCCTGTTCAATCGGAGACGCCAAGGTGGTATTTACGAAGTCAAGGATTCAATGGACAGTGAATTCTTTAAAGCACTTCAAATCTCCAGGACCAGTTGGGATTTATGCAGTGCTGTTACAaacaattataggaggttgtgttcaagacacgaccacattgttgacggagaactacgctgtagtttaattcaagtcgcttgtttataactgcgtatattattttataatgctacgaaaatattgaaatagccattctaccagtttggtcgccctgaaatgtttttttttttattttagaatcatttgacgataattgtttgatgattcattcttgtgctcgtagAACAaaacatgctcgagataagcgcagctatcatccttagtggagaaagtttctccactggcaagcgaaaccaaatcacattcaaaattccagaacgacatttactttcttgatgactaaataagcgaaataaactctatctgttaatttcAACAAACTCGAAAAgaatagcactgcttcattatgataaagattagcgcaaatgcaatcctagttgaaagcagttttgtgactggcacgcgaacccaattAAATTAAgtacttattataacttattgaataacttggtattccccaaataatttttcggtgcacaaccttaacacctgcttcaccaaaGCGTCAGTTCAAAGCATTGAAGCAATGtgaaaggcaccaacgaagctttTATGATTacagaaaacaaaacaattttaactaataccctagcgtaaataattccttcccgctatctcccctccttgtttatatttatcattatagctgcataatttgcaacaccaaagaatcatcaatcatagcataaaaaagtttggcgattgttgcatcgttacagggctaATACACactggagcagatacaaatggggtttcatatgcactatttttacgcacgggttatgaagcacgcacgcacgcacaaatatccatatatcgatggctacCGTCATgctaaaccaaatcactgaaaaaattccaaaacatttattttcttggtgagctgacgatagcctagcttgatgattccacacacaattgtgtagctcaaaacatgaatgcaatgacgtcagtttgatgcaatgattgcaatgccagagacatcagcgagtgagttatttggtcgcgtccacagcaacgaagacatgtgatggcgcaaaacaaggaagaacaagcgatgttcattgtttcgtatctagaacgatactggaagtttgcctttccttcatttccttgttgaattaaagggactttaaacttcttcagttcattcgtctctagccttcaaaaaggccattgGAAAACTGTACTTTTCCTGCAAAACtactccaccctcattgccttgaaaaaggcaTTTGAtgcctcgccgtccagctcgcccagcaacaatgttgtccagtcggtgtccacaaaaAGAATGAtttttgcctcagcaagatccattgtttatactctaggcaaatattcccctttgttcttcttcttttcctttgttcgcggagactttacatTTACGATTTGTCCTTCgtagctcgtcgataagttgcatGTTATTGAagggtctgttcgggaaagcgcaCAAATGGACAGTGTTCGCGCGCAACCGTACATAATTTTCGAATACATAACGGAAAAACAgatttgaatttgaaacacaGAACATAACGCAAACAGATATATTTTATCGACGAACAATTACCGATGGTTTTTTTCTGAGTCTGATTCTGGTCTATTGCTACACACAATAAGCTGCTTCTGTCTGCTAAACCGAAAGAGCGAACAAAGCAGGAACTTATTAACTCTTCTCTCCCGAGAGACATGATCGCTATGTGGGTTATTGCAGTGCTGTGTGGATCACGTTGGCTCGGGATGCTCAAAAAGTTTTGTCGGCGCTAACAGACAGAGCAAAtgtattccaattttcatcaatgtaaaccatatacagactattggattgtaatgtatcgcataacaaatcttagaaaatttccgatttgtttggtatgtaaattaccaaaatccgttcatggcaaaaatagttattaacgttaactttattccataaaaacgtgacctgttttctgatttggcacccttaatgaaagacgtagttctacgtcaaaaggcaAGAATATCACTGTCCTTTTACATAGTCAGAGATGTTTAGGGCTAGCATTATTCTAAGCTACATTCGTAGTAAATAGCGAAAAGTCCGGGTTTTATTTATTCTCAAGGTTGGAAAAAGTGACAGGATGACTTCCAAAACGTATAGATCAATTAGTCTATCATCTATCatctactaagcgaacgatcatattcccagtcccttaccgttcacattacggtctgctgcatcggtaattggtactattaataacacaacaatggaagcctcatatcaacaatcCCGCAGTGTATAGTCCAACTGGGGACATTCGAACAATAAGAATATTCTTACACCGACAAAGGCGACATGtattgtgtatcgatagaataggaatattcttacgtctTAATGGCTATTGTGAAATAGATAAAAACGTGTATTGATAAGatagaaatactcttacgcttaagtggctactgtgtaatataattcggctctgttacagctgaattgctaaatgatcctaatgaaataaacaaaataaacagatgggttaaaaaatatcattgatctgcatatcaaatcatcatatttgaacaggagatcattgaacaaatttcaattttgcttaccaagcaaataaatcaaATGAAATAGCGCTTCACACGTAGATTCCAAAAATAGTCACATCGTTGACGCTGAAGAAATCTCCCTTATagcttttcttgatattgagggAGCATTTGACAATGCATCCCACAATTATATTAataaatgtatgaaaaaatgtGGTTTTGGCATGTGCATCTCCAACTGAATACTTGCTTACCAACCAACTAATAACAGCAATAAGAGCGTTACAAaagtttttaaataaaacaataatGGTTTTGGACaacaatgaaattctttattaaattcgccacaacgacgtcacttagatgcccaacgcttgagaacgacgtgtgagagactgatttgggtcttcctcaattgatgccctagcggcagcaatattctcgtcACTACGGGAGCTTgtttgtctcactggcacgggaacattttatACTGTGTGATTGTGtgatttcaaatttttccactagacgcgAACAGTAAAGAGTACGCAAACACCAGGGATCATCAAAACTTTCGTTGACTTTTAGGAAGAACCCTAATAAACAGTTGACTCTATCCATTACATCCGGGTAGTGCAGTTTGAAGGAGAGTCGACAATGCAACAGCACTTCAACACACTCGACATTCTCGACTTCGCCGCCTTGTTTGTGAAGCCAATTGTTCAATGGTAGACTGCTTTCTTCATGTAGAACGAAAATTGGGTTGGCGAGATCATCTAGGAACGAGTATCTAATCTCGCCCGCTGATGTACTCTTGGCATGTTctgcaaattcaaaaaaaaagtaaaaatcgTCCAGAGTAATGCTCTGACACTCCCATTTCCCTGAAAGGGCATTGACCCGCAGCTTAAGCTCAACTAGGGTGCTGTCGCTAGGAGCGCCGTTGATGCCAACTGTTTGTTTTGACATTGCGGATTATCTTTCTACCTTTTCGATCCGTGTGGTAGAATTTAGTAACTCTCTCTTCATTCGGGTATCCAGTAGGTAGTCACTTGGTTGCCCGTAAAGCCTTCCCCCTCAATTTCATTGTAGCTCTCACATCTCTCCTGTCGGATACAGAGCAGCTTTCGGATACTGATGCGGATGCCGCTTCGAGTAACCCTTTCGAGTATGGGCCCATGGTTACTGATTCGGGGTTTCGGAGATGGAACAGAAATACATCCACATTAGCCACCACGGTCGTTTACTAATTGCCGAAGGTATTTGGTCCGGACGATGGTACATTCATCAGAGAAGGTAGCGAAGTAGGTTAGTGCTGGCGAAGCTCAAATTTATCGCTATGTCAGTATGGCTACGAACGAAGGTAGGAGATCCGTCATGCGGCACCACTTCACTCTATCCAACTTCTATGAGATCtagctgctttgtgtcattgtgaacaagcaatacttcaatttatattatagtgtgtaggtattggtgactaccatacactgcatgattttcatatgtgtgtgtgcaagcgctaagcataaacgaatgttttcgtattttcaactggcaagtttctataagaccagttacattttccgttgttttagttgttttgatcaattaaatctggaaaatgccgaagggaacagtcctcacggagagagaagagagacaaatcgatgcttttcaccaagaaaatgttggtatcagagaaatttctcgtcggtttggacgatcccatcaagtagtgctcaattatttggcgaatccacaaggatacggtaagaagaagagagctccgcgtaaatcgaagctctctgaccggaataagcgggaaatagctagaacaggctcgaatacctcacaatcgcatgtgcaaataaagcaatatttcaactacctAACTGCTCGGATGACaatttatcaaattttggtaaaaaaaatcctcacataaagagggcttaaaaggttaaaactcctcatcttacaccatctcacctcggaagacgtctgagttttgccaaatctcacatgaaccgacagtgggacatggtggGGTCTATTCTGAGAGTCGGTTTTACGATGTGACAGTCAATTTGCGCACGTGTTTGTATTCTGAGAATCGGTATaattaaaaaattgtttcatttctcATTGTACTTCCGTGTCGCCCGACTCTTAGAATTTGGTGAGAATTGGCAAATAACTCCGAAGGAAAAAATCTCACTTATACCGACTTGACTCTCAGAATAACCCccggtatgttgtgacaaagaatgtttccaaaagactACATTTTGCTGTGTACCATAACgaagagttcttcaatgtataggttatcttcactgacgcaaaaaatttcaatttggatggtcctggtggtttcaacgggtactgttgtgatttacggaagaaggaacagtatttttcaaccaggaattttggttatggaggctcgtgcatggtttggacgGAATTCTGCGCAACTGGAATGCTCAAAAGagttttcacatcattcaaggattacacacatgttctggaatcctctctcctaccgtttttgcgtggatatcgtcacaaaaaaaatcacattccagcaaaacaatgcttctattcataccagcaagtaaactaagcaatggaataaggaccaaaaacttattttttttggactggccggctcgctctccagacttgaatcctgttgaaaacctTAGGgtggatccttgtacgcagaatctacactgagtgaaaacggtacaccacgaaatttccgaaattttccgaaattgctcaaggtcgcaatttcggaaaaataaaaaaaatatcgagaaacccgttcagcagaatttggtaaatagtattccaacacgaattttcaaagttattagtcgaaatggaaaggttaccaattattgacatgtaagtcagcctatcgttttgaatttttattgataattttgacagctgaaattatcatatttaagcacaataaataaacaaacaacttttttgaacggaattgacgttaaatatacttcattctaagcagtctacaatgtatgaatgtatcttgttgaaattctaactgtttgtattgcaacgaaatagattcagggtggtcttatagaagttggacagagtgtaggtcCGCTTTTCATGACTTCTGTGGCGTCAATTTCGCGACGATTGTGATTGTTATCAGTTGAAGTCCCTTAGAACGAGGACTGTATTTCGCAGGATGTGGAACAGTTTGTTCTGGGGATCAGGGTTATTTGAGACCTTTTCACGCAGTACAGCTACATTTGATCACGGTAGAAtacgataagaaaaaaaaatacaattcttACACGTTTTTCGTTAGTTTTTCATTttgtaaaattggaaaaatggaacTAAACAAATCATAGTTTGGCTGACATTCAACTGTAGAAGTGTAAAAAAAACTAACCTATAATTGAATGAATCTCTGGATTTACGTTCAACAGTTTACAAAAAGTCTTCACGCGTTACAGActtcatttgaaaaacaaacaccATAATTCCGTACGCCCCGTATCAATGTTCGTCTACAATCTTCTGAAGTAGCCAAAACAATCTACAATATAATTACGATCTTATCGAGACAGAACATGATTTACTCGGACAGTTCCACAATTTTCGCTATTTTACCTCAATTCGACACGATCGTTCAGCATTACCATAAAATCAACGCTTTTATCGCCTTGCTAATTAATCAACCCAAGTCGCCCCCCTTAATCGCTTTATCTGATCTTGCCACTGGTTGTGGTCGTTCGGTGTCCGGCACAAAGATCTCCGAGCGAATCTCCTAGATCTCGCTACGGTGCCTGGACACACTGTGTGACAATCGAAGGAGATAAAAAATAGTGTCATAAAGTTTACAACCCCGCGAGGTGAGGCGCTGGGACTGCAGGGGACATTGTATGATCAGACTCATTTTTTATCTCTCCCTCTCTTCGGTGGCGGGCGCGGTTTACCGGGTGGGGCATAAATTTCGCTCGATTGAACCTGTTTTGCATCGGCGGAGGAAGAGCGGTGCCTCCACCACCAGCGACAACAAGTAAATTTGGTAATAATGGGTGtgtcattaatttttaaatatcaaCCAGAACATTATTAGGACAAGAACACAACCGGGCGGGACCATAAAATACTCTGCTGACAAATAGTACCATTACGATCGCGTAAATTAGTTTTGCATTCTTCCCAAGGGAATCATAAGTTTTATTTATGAACCCCGTCTTGCTGCTTGTGAGAATTCTCGCGGAATCTCGCTACAAATTATGGTGACCTGTTCGCAAAGGATTTATGTTTCAATAATGGAACAATATAGAGATATATTTTAGGAACAGGTTCGATCACCTCTCCTCCGGCCACGAAAAACGATCGTATTCTATGTGAATCTGacgaaaacaaaaactaaaatcCTAGATTCAGAACAAAAATTGCTCGGACTCTAGAAACAGGAGAAAAGCATGTGTTAACAAAACAGAATACAACAAAAAAGCACTTCGCACATAATCCGGCATCACCGACGCCGTCGCTTGTCTTCCTCTTGGACCATTCCGGAGCGATAAAACCTGAAGATTCAAACACTTGGCCGAAGAGCAAGAATTTCAAATGTCAAGGACGACAAACCGGAGTCGGGATCAGATCCAGctaacaaaatgaaaaaaaagttctacacGCTGCTAACCAGCGATTCTACGGCATCAGCCAATCCGAGTTATAGGACGGCATATTTCCGGCTGGACAGTTTGTGTACAGGTCAGTAGTGATGATCGTGCTGATCGGTCATAGCTGCGCGCGCGTGAGAATAACTTACCCCGAGCATCCTTTTGCGTTTGCGCACACGCTGATCTCGGCGAGTGCGATTATCGTCATATTTTATTAAGTCTCTGTTTGTTTCGAATTCCCGGCATAATCGTCCTCTCGTGAACACAAAACAAACACAGACGGGACGGGATTTCAATTAATCGCCAGCAATCGGTCACTTCTCTCGGTGCATAAGAGTCCAACCTAAGAGCAGAGTACACGAGGGACTACATGCAAAACTTATTCCAGAAgagttcaattttattttgcCCATCATCTTGGCTTGGTCGCTACCGCTAATctcagaaaatttgttccatagtATTGGAAGTGACGTGTTGAAATTGTGCGTTCCTCCTACACtaagaaaaatcctcggtcgaaaactaccaaatacatttggtaatgcaaaattagtagaatgtacaatttttttgtacatattgtcatcaaacccgcatccctaccagagattagtatattttactcgataacattagtaagcttggatattgtcatatctgaaaactggtgagaaaagcgcgtgttaaccattttcattgttcccataaggcaatacggaggcttccgaatcatggttctgctagacatatgtgtttattagtacggtcgaaaatgactatagattggtagtatttaccaaaaaattcgttatatttactacttatttctctcagtgtagataACAACGACCGTTTGTCGGTAGGTGTTCGTCTAAAGGCACGAAAGTACTGGTGGTTACCATTGTACCGAAGATCAATGAAAAGATATCAATCTCTTTACAGTAACCGTTTAACAACTACGTTTACGGACACTTCCCACTTAATTGAGTCACTAACTCCGCCTGAATGGAATAGATGTTCCAAAGGAATGAACATAAACGTGAGTAAAAGTATTCTATTAAATCACATGATAAATCGTACGATTAGAAGAGATTGAATTACAAATTGAATGTTTTATGTAAGGTAACATAAacaactatgtcgaaaacaaataaatgaaaatatataGAAGGTACGTACAAAAAACTAGACACCAACAAAAACACTGACTTTCGTTCAGTTCATGAATAAACATTTTCGAAATTTCACTGAATGGCGTTGAGAGTGTATAGAATCGCAGTAGGTACTTGGTGTCAGTAtaacatgtttgtataggagacgtaaacgacaaaatgaacaaaatcgacttttttgcCGTTACGCATTTTACACCATGTAATACGTATAACATTtgtaaacatttgagcaattttgaaaaaacgtttccgaaaaatcactgtttgtccgcataacagacgtagttccatacagcttacATACATCGTTCGATAATCAACAATTATAGGTGTTAtatgctataagctaaatctacatttgaatcacattctctgtagagtccaaacatgcctgtcacgatagtgtatTATTATTTAGTGTTCCTtgatagatgaatataagaaactattgaaacactgctcacaaaactacctaaatttctgcatttgaatattcaagtagataatgaaacaatcagatcagtagtaaattTAAAATACTATTGGTTCTTagtattataactcctcggattcgacatcgaattattccacatactcagcaattactcataccgttggtgtaagtcactccacaatctctatgcgattgatcgtgatatcggtgaaTCATGTTGccaaaattaccaacattgcagattgcctttaaaaattcgattaatTGAAAAACACGAACCTACTGTTATTATCAAATCCCAGAGTATACAGGGAAAAAGTATTATTCTAGACTcacaccttttccagacatttcattaaatttcttccaaaccttcttgattttatccgataacaattgAAACTACCgtcggagacgttttgactattatcggaactgtaaataaagggtgtgtcacatcaaattgcatcacgaaaaaaacgctgtagaaattcgcccattagaccgatccttttgaaaattttagacagtaaaataaaaactattaaacaacttttggcattttctttttattcatacttcgatcccaagcccgtatgctcgtaccttcctctttaccccgtccataaggttctgtacaacgtcaggttgtagttttttttgaacagaaatccattttctcttgaagtccgcctccgatttgacaacttttgggttcttccggagggcctgcttcacaatcgcccaatatttctctattgggcgaagctccggcgcgttgggcgggttcatttcctttggcacgaaggtgaccccgttggctttgtaccactccaacacgtcctttgaatagtggcacgaagcgagatccggccagaaaatggtcgggccctcgtgctgcttcaatagtggtagtaagcgcttctgtaggcactccttaaggtaaacctgcccgtttaccgtgccggtcatcacgaagggggcgctccgctttccgcaagagcagatcggttgccacaccatgtactttttggcaaacttggatagtttctgctt
Protein-coding sequences here:
- the LOC129767477 gene encoding uncharacterized protein LOC129767477: MAPNISTPVILGLIIVACLCTTTAAIDIPDYCDQHTTITSQYEDYFDIDTMGNNRTEKNIVDFILYVQLSNKQEEIALLLSAKNRSRQHPDYEKTYEIRVSNVYTVIYKETLRMSAHHSHSFNFFPAEHFQLHIKITRKGLITVQIDGLAKPILSVVDEHEAIDVHYISFGSRMNAYPITWYFNCREPPVTVKSLPAEPSEHEGEGHFSQNDDAELDDNKCPVCPKPAKCEVVVRACSDTSQDLLQMSDAEKQKYFFYFNVYLSKNGKNGKAIASEFNNNDMSNKAD